Proteins from a genomic interval of Rhodococcoides fascians A25f:
- a CDS encoding GNAT family N-acetyltransferase: MTIHPRMTSTEFDLTDGSTCAVREAVASDLESIVAMLVDDPLGVTRESADDMDGYRAAFDDISSDPRNLQVVAMHGDEVVATLQLTVIPGLARGGALRAQIEAVRVDARWRNRGLGGALITWAIDEAEQRGCALVQLTSDVRRTDAHRFYTRLGFVDSHVGYKMHLGTTA; this comes from the coding sequence ATGACAATTCACCCCCGAATGACATCGACGGAATTCGACCTGACCGACGGGTCGACGTGTGCCGTGCGTGAGGCGGTTGCGTCGGACCTGGAGTCGATCGTGGCAATGCTGGTCGACGACCCGCTGGGTGTCACGCGGGAGTCCGCCGACGACATGGACGGGTATCGCGCCGCCTTCGATGACATCTCGTCGGATCCGCGGAACCTGCAGGTCGTGGCGATGCACGGTGACGAGGTGGTGGCAACACTGCAGTTGACGGTCATTCCGGGGCTGGCGCGCGGGGGAGCGCTGCGGGCGCAGATCGAAGCCGTTCGAGTGGACGCTCGGTGGCGCAACCGGGGACTCGGCGGCGCGCTGATCACGTGGGCGATAGACGAGGCCGAGCAGCGGGGATGTGCTCTGGTGCAGTTGACCTCCGATGTCCGTCGCACGGACGCGCATCGCTTCTACACCCGTCTCGGCTTCGTCGACTCCCACGTCGGCTACAAGATGCATCTCGGAACTACCGCTTAG